One Pseudomonas rhizophila DNA window includes the following coding sequences:
- a CDS encoding LysR family transcriptional regulator translates to METPLSNSGNPAPKTLHRAPLALSGLDFKLLKVFKAVVEAGGFSAAQNELNVGLAAISKQISDLEIRIGMRLCTRGREGFHLTEEGRLVYQASIDLFASVDNFRDRLSSAQNELVGDLGVGVIDNTISDINSPLVAALERINKESPKVRFQLQTSQLDEVERGVVEGRLVAGIVPVYQKREEFDYYALYEERSEVYCAIGHPLFSVSDAEIGSNVLKEYECINHRYAIHRDKLNFARYDSFSASATQVEAVALLIKTGRFVGFLPQHYAASMVSEGQLRALRPDLIHISTPFNLILRHNIVRSPLVKAFAQALGVDLKAST, encoded by the coding sequence ATGGAAACCCCACTTTCCAATTCCGGAAACCCGGCGCCAAAAACGCTGCATCGGGCGCCGCTGGCCCTCAGCGGGCTGGATTTCAAACTGCTCAAAGTGTTCAAGGCCGTGGTCGAGGCTGGCGGTTTCAGTGCGGCGCAGAACGAGCTGAATGTGGGGTTGGCGGCCATCAGCAAACAAATTTCCGACCTTGAAATTCGTATCGGTATGCGCTTGTGCACCCGAGGTCGCGAGGGTTTTCATCTGACCGAAGAAGGCCGATTGGTCTATCAGGCGTCGATTGATTTATTTGCCTCGGTCGATAACTTTCGTGATCGCCTTAGTTCCGCGCAGAATGAACTTGTTGGCGACCTGGGTGTGGGCGTTATTGACAATACTATTTCCGACATTAATTCGCCGTTAGTTGCAGCGCTTGAACGAATAAATAAAGAGTCACCGAAAGTAAGGTTTCAACTTCAGACCTCACAACTGGATGAGGTTGAAAGAGGGGTCGTAGAGGGGCGCCTGGTGGCCGGTATCGTGCCGGTTTATCAGAAGCGCGAAGAGTTTGACTATTACGCGTTGTATGAAGAACGCTCAGAGGTCTACTGCGCGATCGGCCACCCGTTGTTTTCGGTGTCGGACGCAGAAATCGGCAGCAACGTACTCAAGGAGTACGAGTGCATCAACCATCGCTACGCGATCCATCGCGACAAACTGAATTTTGCCCGGTACGACAGTTTTTCCGCCTCGGCGACCCAGGTGGAAGCCGTGGCGCTGCTGATCAAGACCGGGCGCTTCGTGGGTTTTCTCCCACAGCATTACGCCGCGTCAATGGTGTCTGAAGGGCAATTGCGAGCCTTGCGGCCGGACCTCATTCACATTAGCACACCGTTTAATCTGATCCTGCGTCACAACATCGTGCGCAGTCCGCTGGTGAAGGCATTTGCCCAGGCATTGGGCGTCGATTTGAAGGCGTCGACTTGA
- a CDS encoding tetratricopeptide repeat protein, translating to MNARWPALIACSLILTGCAGMQNPQKANLAHCTNQIKASKAENYPLALQEGDLCLQKNTLPASLESLIYAVQADAHSNLKHFPEAVAAKEKSIQLEAKPDARANLDLSSMYRDAGNPKKALELVQYNLDNGLGEAGKGSGFHMPTYYHQGLALTDLGQYREAAEAFSTGLERQADYAWAYYERGIAYDHLGDKDGAKADFMKFSQIVNKKYVREEHKAKLAEYKISMP from the coding sequence ATGAATGCTCGCTGGCCCGCACTGATCGCCTGCTCCCTCATCCTCACAGGATGTGCCGGAATGCAGAACCCGCAAAAAGCCAACCTCGCGCACTGCACAAATCAGATTAAGGCGTCCAAAGCCGAAAATTACCCTCTGGCGCTACAGGAAGGTGATCTATGCCTGCAGAAAAATACCTTGCCCGCCTCGCTGGAAAGTTTGATTTACGCGGTGCAGGCCGACGCCCACAGCAACCTCAAGCATTTCCCCGAAGCGGTGGCTGCCAAGGAAAAATCCATCCAATTGGAGGCCAAGCCTGATGCGCGCGCCAATCTGGATTTGAGCAGCATGTATCGCGACGCTGGCAACCCGAAAAAAGCGCTTGAACTTGTGCAGTACAACCTCGACAACGGACTGGGAGAAGCCGGAAAGGGCTCCGGCTTCCACATGCCGACCTACTATCATCAGGGCCTCGCGCTGACAGACCTGGGTCAGTACCGAGAGGCCGCTGAAGCATTCAGCACCGGCCTTGAGCGCCAGGCGGACTATGCCTGGGCCTATTACGAGCGTGGGATCGCGTACGACCATTTGGGAGATAAGGACGGCGCCAAGGCCGACTTCATGAAGTTCTCGCAGATCGTCAACAAGAAGTACGTACGTGAGGAGCACAAGGCCAAGCTCGCCGAGTACAAGATTTCCATGCCGTGA
- the argH gene encoding argininosuccinate lyase has translation MSQPTERLWGARFKSGPSEALAALSRCPERYFRLTPYDLAGSKAHARELQRAGLLSEQETHTMLDALEGIGADFKAGSIAPTLDDEDVHTFIERLLTERLGPLGGKLRAGRSRNDQTANDLRLFLRDHVRTLAVEVLALQQALVDQAEQHIESICPGFTHLQQAQPIVFAHHLLAHAQSMLRDVQRLVDWDIRTALSPLGAAAMAGSAIARLPQQSAREMGYSGVCENSIDAVASRDHVAEFLFIASMLGINISRLAEEFCLWSSRQFRWVALDDAYATGSSIMPQKKNPDIAELARGKAGRLIGNLTGLLSTLKSLPLSYNRDLSEDKNGVLDSVDTLLLVLPAMAGMVATMKVNVEELRRQAPLGFTLATEVADWLAVRGVPFKEAHEITGALVQACEKHDIELWEASPALLAEIDPRLTPEVRDSLTLEAAIAARSGWGGTAPQQVREQIGRLKTALAAQHEWTKNYQGFRL, from the coding sequence ATGTCTCAACCCACCGAACGTCTCTGGGGGGCCCGTTTCAAAAGCGGCCCCTCCGAAGCCCTGGCGGCCCTGTCCCGTTGCCCTGAGCGTTACTTTCGCCTGACCCCGTACGACCTCGCCGGCTCCAAGGCCCATGCCCGTGAGCTGCAACGCGCCGGACTGTTGAGCGAGCAGGAAACCCACACCATGCTCGACGCGCTGGAAGGTATCGGCGCTGATTTCAAAGCCGGCAGCATCGCGCCAACGCTGGATGACGAAGACGTCCACACGTTCATCGAACGCCTGCTGACCGAGCGCCTCGGCCCATTGGGCGGCAAGCTGCGCGCCGGCCGTTCGCGCAACGACCAGACCGCCAACGACCTGCGTCTGTTCCTGCGCGACCACGTGCGCACCCTGGCCGTCGAAGTACTTGCCTTGCAACAAGCGCTGGTCGATCAGGCCGAACAACACATCGAAAGCATCTGCCCAGGCTTCACTCACCTGCAACAGGCGCAACCGATCGTCTTTGCCCATCACTTGCTCGCTCACGCCCAATCGATGCTGCGTGACGTGCAACGACTGGTGGACTGGGACATCCGCACCGCGCTGTCGCCACTCGGCGCCGCCGCCATGGCCGGTTCCGCCATCGCGCGCCTGCCGCAGCAGTCGGCTAGGGAAATGGGTTACAGCGGCGTCTGCGAAAACTCCATCGATGCGGTGGCTAGCCGCGATCACGTCGCCGAATTCCTGTTTATTGCCAGCATGCTCGGGATCAACATTTCCCGCCTTGCCGAAGAATTTTGTCTGTGGTCATCGCGGCAATTTCGCTGGGTTGCCCTGGACGATGCCTACGCCACCGGTAGCTCAATCATGCCGCAGAAGAAAAACCCGGACATTGCCGAACTGGCCCGGGGCAAGGCAGGTCGCCTGATCGGCAACCTCACCGGTCTGCTCTCTACCCTGAAATCGCTGCCGCTGTCATACAACCGCGACTTGAGCGAAGACAAGAACGGCGTGCTCGACAGCGTCGACACCTTGCTGCTGGTCCTGCCCGCCATGGCTGGGATGGTCGCGACCATGAAGGTCAACGTTGAAGAGTTGCGCCGCCAGGCACCGCTCGGGTTCACCCTCGCGACCGAAGTGGCCGACTGGCTGGCGGTGCGCGGCGTGCCGTTCAAGGAAGCCCATGAAATCACCGGCGCGCTGGTTCAAGCCTGTGAGAAACACGACATCGAGTTGTGGGAAGCCTCGCCGGCGCTGTTGGCCGAAATCGATCCGCGCCTGACCCCGGAAGTACGCGACAGCCTGACGCTAGAAGCCGCCATCGCTGCCCGTAGCGGTTGGGGTGGTACCGCGCCGCAGCAGGTGCGCGAGCAGATCGGCCGGTTGAAGACCGCCCTCGCCGCGCAACACGAATGGACCAAGAACTATCAGGGCTTCCGCCTCTGA
- a CDS encoding Rho-binding antiterminator has protein sequence MSTYKPLHCDLHDYLEIACLCGYTLDIELTNGQRLTARAITTRTASTREEFLEVETTDGRQEIRLDQLLAVTPQDKNARFGRVVLGDE, from the coding sequence ATGAGCACCTATAAACCGTTGCACTGCGACCTGCACGACTACCTGGAAATTGCCTGCCTATGCGGCTATACGCTGGACATCGAGCTAACTAACGGCCAACGCCTGACAGCCCGTGCGATCACCACGCGAACCGCTTCCACCCGGGAAGAGTTTCTCGAAGTCGAAACCACGGACGGCCGCCAGGAGATTCGCCTCGATCAGCTATTGGCAGTTACGCCGCAGGATAAGAACGCCAGGTTTGGCCGAGTTGTGCTGGGCGACGAATGA